Proteins encoded in a region of the Bubalus bubalis isolate 160015118507 breed Murrah chromosome 9, NDDB_SH_1, whole genome shotgun sequence genome:
- the SMIM7 gene encoding small integral membrane protein 7 isoform X1: MCLSPPSPRFPLPVLTDAPAVTMIGDILLFGTLLMNAGAVLNFKLKKKDTQGFGEESREPSTGDNIREFLLSLRYFRIFIALWNVFMMFCMIVLFGS; encoded by the exons ATgtgtctctcccctccctccccgagGTTTCCGCTTCCTGTTCTCACAGACGCTCCGGCCGTAACGATGATCGGGGACATCCTGCTGTTTGG GACGCTGCTGATGAACGCCGGGGCGGTGCTCAACTTTAAGCT GAAAAAGAAGGACACGCAGGGCTTTGGGGAGGAGTCGAGGGAGCCCAGCACAG gtgacaaCATCCGGGAGTTCCTGCTGAGCCTCAGATACTTTCGAATCTTCATCGCCCTGTGGAATGTCTTCATGATGTTCTGCATGATCGT GCTGTTTGGTTCCTGA
- the SMIM7 gene encoding small integral membrane protein 7 isoform X2, with protein sequence MCLSPPSPRFPLPVLTDAPAVTMIGDILLFGTLLMNAGAVLNFKLKKKDTQGFGEESREPSTGDNIREFLLSLRYFRIFIALWNVFMMFCMIVGSS encoded by the exons ATgtgtctctcccctccctccccgagGTTTCCGCTTCCTGTTCTCACAGACGCTCCGGCCGTAACGATGATCGGGGACATCCTGCTGTTTGG GACGCTGCTGATGAACGCCGGGGCGGTGCTCAACTTTAAGCT GAAAAAGAAGGACACGCAGGGCTTTGGGGAGGAGTCGAGGGAGCCCAGCACAG gtgacaaCATCCGGGAGTTCCTGCTGAGCCTCAGATACTTTCGAATCTTCATCGCCCTGTGGAATGTCTTCATGATGTTCTGCATGATCGT gggatcttcctaa
- the SMIM7 gene encoding small integral membrane protein 7 isoform X3, with protein sequence MCLSPPSPRFPLPVLTDAPAVTMIGDILLFGTLLMNAGAVLNFKLKKKDTQGFGEESREPSTAFIELLLYTSYCAEWQKVN encoded by the exons ATgtgtctctcccctccctccccgagGTTTCCGCTTCCTGTTCTCACAGACGCTCCGGCCGTAACGATGATCGGGGACATCCTGCTGTTTGG GACGCTGCTGATGAACGCCGGGGCGGTGCTCAACTTTAAGCT GAAAAAGAAGGACACGCAGGGCTTTGGGGAGGAGTCGAGGGAGCCCAGCACAG catttattgagctcctgtTATATACTAGCTACTGTGctgaatggcagaaagtgaactaa